A single region of the Salvia splendens isolate huo1 chromosome 18, SspV2, whole genome shotgun sequence genome encodes:
- the LOC121777506 gene encoding eukaryotic translation initiation factor 2 subunit alpha homolog: MATNGPNLECRMYEARYPEVDQAVMIQVKSMADSGAYVSLLEYNNIEGMILFSELSRRRIRSISSLIKVGRIEPVMVLRVDKEKGYIDLSKRRVSEEDIQGCEERFNKSKLVHSIMRHVAETMSVDLEDLYIHVGWPLYKKYGHAFEAFKVMVNDPNSVLDTLTREITEVGPDGQEVKKVVPAISEEVKDALVKNIRRRMTPQPLKIRADIEMKCFQFDGVLHIKEAMRKAEAVGNDDCPVKMKLVAAPAYVLTTQTLDKEQGIAVLTKAIQACTEEIECQKGKLTVKEPPRAVSEREDKLLAEHMAKLGQQNEDVSGDEDSEDEEDTGMGEIDLENSGMAITE, translated from the exons ATGGCGACAAACGGGCCGAATCTGGAGTGCCGGATGTACGAGGCGAGGTACCCGGAGGTGGACCAGGCGGTGATGATTCAGGTCAAGAGCATGGCCGACAGCGGCGCGTACGTTTCGCTCCTCGAGTACAACAACATCGAAGGCATGATTCTCTTCTCCGAGCTCTCCCGCCGCCGCATTCGGAGCATCAGCAGCCTCATCAAGGTCGGCCGCATCGAGCCCGTCATGGTGCTCCGTGTCGACAAGGAGAAGGGGTATATTGATCTCAGCAAGCGCCGCGTCTCCGAGGAGGATATCCAGGGCTGCGAGGAGAGGTTCAATAAGAGCAAGCTCGTGCATTCGATCATGAGGCATGTTGCTGAGACCATGAGTGTTGATCTTGAG GATCTGTATATTCATGTTGGCTGGCCGTTGTACAAGAAATACGGGCATGCATTTGAG GCATTTAAAGTTATGGTGAACGATCCCAACTCAGTTCTTGATACCCTTACTCGTGAAATCACAGAAGTTGGTCCTGATGGACAAGAG GTGAAGAAAGTGGTTCCTGCAATATCAGAGGAAGTAAAAGATGCTTTAGTGAAAAATATTAGGAGAAGAATGACGCCTCAGCCCTTGAAGATTCGTGCtgatattgaaatgaaatgttttcaATTTGACGGTGTGCTGCACATAAAG GAAGCAATGCGTAAAGCTGAAGCTGTTGGCAATGATGATTGTCCGGTTAAAATGAAACTTGTTGCTGCTCCAGCTTATGTGCTTACCACCCAAACTCTTGACAAG GAGCAAGGAATTGCAGTGCTTACCAAGGCAATTCAAGCTTGCACTGAAGAGATTGAATGCCAAAAAGGAAAACTTACTGTTAAGGAACCACCAAGAGCG GTGAGCGAACGGGAGGATAAGCTACTTGCAGAACATATGGCTAAGCTAGGACAGCAAAATGAGGATGTCAGTGGTGATGAAGAcagtgaagatgaagaagatacCGGGATGGGTGAAATAGACCTCGAGAATTCGGGAATGGCTATAACAGAGTAA